The Corylus avellana chromosome ca8, CavTom2PMs-1.0 genome has a segment encoding these proteins:
- the LOC132190374 gene encoding UPF0481 protein At3g47200-like codes for MASNNHASSDIENPQQVPLEDSIAGELESLSFLSSACSIYRVPERLRHVKERAYTPKVVSIGPLHHGRKGLKAMEEQKKRYLRDFIRRSNQSLGSFIRVVKKEEARLRGCYAERNQFSSDEFVKIILMDAAFIFGVLLRLKFPNDPQDENDCIFNRPWMLQDVWPDMLLLENQLPFFILEDLFEHGNVKVSSHGLSIYELSHNFFKDLMHLEETEDKLTTIISSSKKVEHFVDFLRHLHLPDLQQQQKQKGKLQTLTTPSMMELHLAGVGFEVGSSRNLFDLQFSKAKGILKIPKLIICDETEVSIRNLLAFEQCYYRENYINDYVVIMDRLVNTQKDVDLLVKYGIFENRLGDSSEGSFLINKLADGVILDFTEFYFARLCEDLNTYSRTSWHKWKANLRQNYFNTPWAIVSVIAGVILLLLTLTQAVCALISL; via the coding sequence ATGGCTAGCAATAATCATGCCTCATCCGACATAGAAAACCCTCAACAAGTTCCATTGGAAGATTCAATAGCAGGGGAGTTGGAAAGCTTGTCTTTCTTATCCTCTGCATGTAGTATCTATAGAGTTCCTGAGCGACTACGTCATGTCAAGGAAAGAGCCTATACACCAAAGGTAGTCTCCATTGGACCCCTTCATCATGGTAGGAAAGGCTTAAAAGCCATGGAAGAGCAGAAAAAGAGGTACCTGAGAGATTTTATTCGACGGAGCAATCAAAGCTTGGGGTCCTTTATCAGAGTTGTAAAGAAGGAGGAAGCAAGACTGCGTGGTTGTTATGCAGAAAGAAATCAATTTAGCAGTGATGAATTTGTCAAAATCATTCTAATGGATGCTGCCTTCATCTTTGGTGTCTTACTGAGGCTCAAATTCCCTAATGACCCGCAGGATGAAAATGACTGCATATTTAATAGGCCCTGGATGTTGCAGGATGTATGGCCTGACATGCTATTGCTTGAAAATCAGCTTCCATTCTTCATTCTTGAGGATCTTTTTGAACATGGCAATGTAAAAGTCTCATCCCATGGGCTCTCCATTTATGAGCTTTCACACAACTTCTTCAAAGATCTAATGCATTTGGAGGAAACAGAGGACAAATTGACGACAATCATCAGTTCTTCTAAAAAAGTTGAACACTTTGTGGACTTCCTAAGACACTTACATCTACCAGATttgcagcagcagcagaagCAAAAAGGCAAACTTCAAACACTAACCACCCCCAGCATGATGGAGCTACACCTTGCCGGAGTCGGGTTTGAAGTTGGGTCAAGCAGAAATTTATTTGACCTTCAATTCAGTAAAGCCAAAGGGATTCTGAAAATTCCAAAACTTATTATATGTGATGAGACAGAAGTCTCAATTCGTAATTTGCTGGCCTTTGAGCAATGCTATTATAGGGAGAATTACATAAATGATTATGTTGTCATCATGGATCGCCTTGTGAACACCCAGAAGGATGTTGACTTGTTGGTCAAGTACGGAATTTTTGAGAACAGGCTTGGGGACAGCAGTGAAGGGTCATTTCTTATTAACAAACTTGCTGATGGGGTTATTTTGGACTTCACTGAGTTCTATTTTGCTAGACTTTGTGAAGACCTCAACACTTACAGCAGAACCTCCTGGCACAAGTGGAAGGCCAACTTGAGACAAAATTATTTCAACACACCATGGGCCATTGTTTCTGTTATTGCAGGTGTTATTCTCCTTCTACTCACTTTGACACAAGCTGTGTGTGCTCTTATCTCCTTATAG
- the LOC132190720 gene encoding UPF0481 protein At3g47200-like has translation MERKQMSHLIDIEDPPVPLVDSMGKEFESLSPLSPACSIYRVPDRLRLVKQKAYTPKIVSIGPLRHGGSKAFQAMEEHKMRYLKDFIGRTGETLEFFIDVVKEKEAELRACYAETIQFNSEKFVKIILVDAAFILEVLLKSFNSKLQDKNDRIFNKPWLIQDVWTDMLLLENQLPFFILEHLFNSYNNETKTITLNQLTVVFFQNRMESPGLKYRWEEILCGDFKMEHFVDLLRHVQFKPDGDDEMETRRNMKLRTLTTPSARELQEAGVWFKVRKDSKNLFDIKFEKGKLEISSFILSDETEYTIRNSLAFEQCHCNENYINDYVILIGRLVETREDIDLLVKQGIIENRLSNSREGSLLLNKLADGAILDEDNFYFASLFEELNKYYNTSWHRWKAHLKQRYFRTPWAGVSLLVAFFLVILTIVQTVCSLAAFFPTLNPSSN, from the coding sequence atggaaagaaagcaAATGAGCCATTTAATCGACATAGAAGACCCTCCTGTTCCATTGGTAGATTCAATGGGAAAGGAGTTTGAAAGCTTGTCTCCCTTATCCCCTGCATGTAGCATCTATAGAGTTCCTGACCGGCTACGTCTTGTCAAGCAAAAAGCCTACACACCAAAGATTGTCTCCATTGGCCCCCTACGTCATGGTGGTAGTAAAGCCTTCCAAGCCATGGAAGAACATAAAATGAGGTACCTGAAAGATTTCATTGGACGGACTGGGGAAACCTTGGAGTTCTTTATTgacgttgtaaaggagaaggAAGCAGAACTTCGTGCTTGTTATGCAGAAACCATTCAGTTTAATAgtgaaaaatttgtcaaaatcaTTCTGGTGGATGCTGCCTTCATCCTTGAGGTCTTACTCAAGTCCTTCAACAGTAAACTCCAAGATAAAAATGACCGCATATTCAACAAACCCTGGTTGATACAGGATGTTTGGACCGACATGCTTTTGCTTGAAAATCAGCTCCCCTTCTTCATTCTTGAGCATCTTTTCAACTCGTACAACAATGAGACAAAGACAATTACACTCAATCAGCTTACAGTGGTCTTTTTCCAAAACCGAATGGAGTCGCCGGGACTTAAATACAGATGGGAAGAAATCTTGTGTGGTGATTTCAAAATGGAACATTTTGTTGATCTCCTACGACACGTGCAATTTAAGCCTGATGGTGATGATGAGATGGAAACTCGTAGAAATATGAAACTTCGAACACTAACCACCCCCAGCGCGAGAGAGCTACAGGAGGCTGGAGTGTGGTTTAAGGTACGGAAAGACAGCAAAAATCTATTCGACATAAAATTCGAAAAAGGGAAACTAGAAATATCAAGTTTTATTTTAAGCGATGAGACAGAATACACAATCAGAAATTCGCTTGCATTTGAGCAATGCCATTGTAACGAGAACTACATAAATGACTATGTTATCCTCATAGGTCGCCTTGTTGAAACTCGCGAGGATATAGACTTATTGGTGAAGCAGGGGATTATTGAGAATAGGCTTAGCAACAGCCGAGAAGGGTCACTTCTGTTAAACAAGCTTGCCGATGGGGCTATTTTGGATGAGGATAACTTCTATTTTGCTAGTCTTTTTGAGGAGTTGAACAAATACTACAACACCTCATGGCACAGATGGAAGGCACACTTGAAACAAAGATATTTCAGAACGCCATGGGCTGGCGTTTCGCTTTTAGTAGCgttttttcttgttattctcACTATCGTACAAACGGTGTGTTCTTTGGCTGCGTTTTTCCCGACACTTAATCCTTCTTCTAATTAG